One part of the Truepera radiovictrix DSM 17093 genome encodes these proteins:
- a CDS encoding 3-hydroxyacyl-CoA dehydrogenase NAD-binding domain-containing protein has product MELRFFRLDRDDDVAVIVFDQPDSRVNTLSQEAMREFATVLDELERDEALRGAVLCSGKRDSFVVGADIKAFRTFESPEQVTALIHEGHALFNRLDALNKPVVAAVHGAAVGGGLELILACHYRVASQHPKTKFALPEVTLGLLPGLGGTQRLPRLVGVEQALDMALTGRSVYAKPALKMGLVDALSHPQGLVAAAKAAVRGLVAGEVTARKAGGGAQGGLKGLRSALLERTPLNRLIYRQALEGVQKKTRGNLPAPVKIIETIRIGQEQGMQAGLEAEARNFAELVFSPESKALVHLFFAKNAAEKNPYAEAARAVRTVGILGAGLMGSGIAQVSAEAGHQVILKDRNLSVAVKGKGSVWKELDKRVGKGRSAFERDVIDARITAVEDYAAFKRADLVIEAVLEDVELKRSVLKEVEAVAQEELIFATNTSSIPIREIAAASRRPEQVIGMHYFSPVPKLPLLEIIKTDATPDWVLGTALQVGLEQGKTPIVVGDAPGFYTTRILALYMNEALVLLDEGARVQDIDRAIKDFGFPVGPITLLDEVGIDVGAKINGVLKAPFAERGIALAEGGEALMNAGFLGRKNRKGFYDYSSGKKGEKAVNEEVYRFFSAPRKEVARERIQERLPLIMMNEAFRCLEEGVLSSPRDGDLGAVFGLGFPPFLGGPFWYADRLGPRTVLERLEKLERDHGPRFKPAELLREHAAADRPFYADAASEG; this is encoded by the coding sequence ATGGAGCTGCGCTTTTTTAGACTCGACCGCGACGATGACGTCGCCGTGATCGTCTTTGACCAACCCGACAGCCGCGTCAACACCCTCTCGCAGGAGGCGATGCGCGAGTTTGCCACCGTCCTAGACGAACTCGAGCGCGACGAGGCGCTGCGCGGCGCCGTGCTGTGCAGCGGCAAACGCGACTCGTTCGTCGTCGGGGCGGACATCAAAGCCTTTCGCACCTTCGAGAGCCCCGAGCAGGTCACGGCGCTCATCCACGAGGGCCACGCGCTCTTTAACCGACTCGACGCCCTTAACAAACCCGTCGTCGCGGCGGTGCACGGCGCGGCGGTCGGGGGCGGGCTTGAACTCATCTTGGCCTGCCACTACCGCGTCGCCTCGCAGCACCCCAAGACCAAGTTCGCGCTCCCCGAAGTGACCCTGGGGCTCCTGCCGGGGCTCGGCGGTACGCAGCGCCTACCGCGGCTCGTCGGGGTGGAGCAGGCGCTCGACATGGCGCTCACGGGCCGCTCGGTGTACGCCAAACCGGCGCTCAAAATGGGGCTCGTAGACGCCCTCAGTCACCCGCAGGGGCTCGTCGCGGCCGCCAAGGCGGCGGTTCGCGGCCTCGTTGCGGGCGAAGTCACCGCGCGCAAGGCGGGGGGTGGCGCCCAGGGGGGGCTTAAGGGGCTGCGCAGTGCGCTGCTCGAGCGCACCCCCTTAAACCGCCTCATCTACCGCCAGGCGCTCGAAGGGGTGCAGAAAAAGACGCGTGGCAACCTCCCCGCCCCCGTCAAGATCATCGAAACGATCCGCATCGGGCAGGAGCAGGGGATGCAAGCGGGGCTCGAGGCCGAGGCGCGCAACTTCGCCGAGCTCGTCTTCTCCCCCGAGTCCAAGGCGCTCGTGCACCTCTTTTTCGCCAAAAACGCCGCCGAGAAAAACCCCTACGCCGAGGCCGCGAGGGCGGTGCGCACGGTCGGCATCCTGGGCGCGGGGCTCATGGGTTCGGGGATCGCGCAGGTGAGCGCCGAGGCGGGACACCAGGTGATCCTCAAAGACCGCAACCTCTCGGTCGCCGTCAAAGGCAAGGGGAGCGTCTGGAAGGAGCTCGACAAACGCGTCGGCAAGGGCCGCAGCGCCTTTGAACGCGACGTGATCGACGCGCGCATCACCGCCGTCGAGGACTACGCCGCCTTTAAGCGCGCCGACCTGGTCATCGAAGCCGTGCTCGAGGACGTCGAGCTCAAACGCAGCGTCCTCAAAGAGGTCGAGGCGGTCGCCCAGGAGGAGCTCATCTTCGCCACCAACACCTCGTCGATCCCCATCCGCGAGATCGCCGCGGCCTCTAGGCGCCCCGAGCAGGTCATCGGGATGCACTACTTCTCGCCGGTGCCGAAGCTGCCGCTACTTGAAATCATCAAGACGGACGCCACCCCCGACTGGGTGCTCGGGACGGCGCTGCAGGTGGGCCTCGAGCAGGGCAAGACGCCCATCGTGGTCGGCGACGCCCCCGGCTTCTACACCACCCGCATCCTGGCGCTCTACATGAACGAGGCGCTCGTGCTGCTCGACGAGGGGGCGCGCGTCCAGGACATCGACCGCGCGATCAAAGACTTCGGCTTCCCGGTCGGGCCGATCACCCTGCTCGACGAGGTCGGGATCGACGTCGGGGCGAAGATCAACGGGGTTCTGAAAGCGCCCTTCGCCGAACGCGGGATCGCGCTCGCCGAGGGGGGCGAGGCGCTCATGAACGCGGGCTTTTTGGGGCGCAAAAACCGCAAGGGCTTTTACGACTACAGCAGCGGCAAAAAGGGGGAAAAGGCGGTCAACGAGGAGGTCTACCGCTTCTTTAGCGCCCCGCGCAAGGAGGTCGCAAGGGAACGCATCCAGGAGCGCCTGCCGCTAATCATGATGAACGAGGCGTTTCGCTGCCTCGAGGAGGGCGTTCTCAGCTCGCCGCGCGACGGCGACCTCGGCGCCGTGTTCGGCCTCGGCTTCCCGCCCTTTCTGGGGGGGCCGTTCTGGTACGCCGACCGTTTGGGGCCGCGCACCGTTTTAGAGCGGCTTGAAAAGCTCGAGCGCGACCACGGCCCGCGCTTTAAACCCGCCGAGCTGCTGCGCGAGCACGCGGCGGCCGACCGGCCGTTCTACGCCGACGCGGCGTCGGAGGGGTAG
- a CDS encoding DUF3618 domain-containing protein, with translation MSRSAQDRSYERASIAELEADIARTRARISDELDAIGYRLSPAGLSRDASGLLGEAQDASSEALGALRESLVERGQRLGAQLADRLRRHPAEATLLGFGLAWLLMRSSRPRR, from the coding sequence ATGAGCCGCTCAGCCCAGGACCGCTCTTACGAACGCGCGAGCATCGCCGAGCTTGAGGCCGACATCGCCCGCACCCGCGCGCGCATCAGCGATGAGCTCGACGCCATCGGCTACCGCCTCTCCCCCGCCGGGTTGAGCCGTGACGCCAGCGGCCTCTTGGGGGAGGCTCAAGACGCCTCGAGCGAGGCGCTCGGGGCGCTGCGCGAGAGCCTCGTCGAACGCGGGCAACGCCTCGGCGCCCAGCTAGCCGACCGGCTGAGGCGCCATCCGGCCGAAGCGACGCTGCTCGGCTTCGGCCTGGCGTGGCTCTTGATGCGCTCGAGCCGCCCCAGACGTTAG
- a CDS encoding YqaE/Pmp3 family membrane protein, whose translation MGDLLKLVVAVLVPPLGVFLHVGFGKHFWLNLLLTLFGVVPGIVHAVWVIARR comes from the coding sequence ATGGGTGACCTGCTCAAGCTCGTCGTCGCCGTCTTGGTACCGCCGCTCGGGGTGTTTTTGCACGTCGGTTTCGGCAAGCACTTCTGGCTGAACCTGCTCCTGACGCTGTTCGGCGTCGTCCCGGGTATCGTGCACGCGGTCTGGGTCATCGCGCGGCGGTGA
- a CDS encoding TrmH family RNA methyltransferase, producing the protein MRAPAPPRAGPLQLQGYKTALPYAYSFGEFPTLELLTHRPEHALRVVAHTKGLGRRGVAAVRARCEARGLPFEVNDRAVERLSHKGNVYLFGVFAKYAAPLARERNHLLLVNPSDNGNVGTIVRTMLGFGVRDLALIAPAVDLFNPHVVRASMGATFAVNFAYFASLEVYRAAHAHRLYPFMLGGAKRLGEVRFEAPYTLVFGPEGAGLPEAYRAFESVQIPQSPLVESLNLAVAVGVALYEAARETSEG; encoded by the coding sequence GTGCGCGCACCCGCGCCGCCCAGAGCGGGGCCGCTGCAGCTGCAGGGATACAAGACGGCGCTGCCCTACGCGTACAGCTTCGGGGAGTTTCCGACGCTCGAGCTGCTCACGCACCGCCCCGAGCACGCCCTGCGCGTCGTCGCCCACACCAAGGGGCTCGGGCGCCGCGGCGTGGCAGCGGTCCGCGCGCGCTGCGAGGCGCGCGGTCTCCCCTTTGAGGTCAACGACCGCGCCGTCGAGCGGCTGTCGCACAAGGGCAACGTCTACCTCTTCGGGGTGTTCGCCAAGTACGCGGCGCCGCTCGCGCGCGAGCGCAACCACCTGCTGCTGGTGAACCCCAGCGACAACGGCAACGTGGGGACGATCGTACGCACGATGCTCGGCTTCGGGGTGCGCGACCTCGCGCTGATCGCGCCCGCCGTGGACCTCTTCAACCCGCACGTGGTGCGCGCCTCCATGGGGGCTACTTTTGCAGTGAATTTCGCGTACTTCGCCTCCCTAGAGGTGTACCGCGCGGCCCACGCGCACCGGCTCTACCCCTTTATGCTGGGCGGTGCAAAAAGGCTCGGCGAGGTGCGCTTCGAGGCACCCTACACGCTCGTCTTCGGCCCCGAAGGGGCGGGGTTGCCGGAGGCGTACCGCGCATTCGAGAGCGTGCAGATCCCGCAGAGCCCGCTCGTCGAGTCCCTGAACCTGGCCGTGGCGGTGGGTGTCGCGCTCTACGAAGCGGCGCGGGAAACCTCTGAGGGGTGA
- a CDS encoding YrzE family protein, producing the protein MARTDRVIVSNDRPNNYAGPRYDGTPVRRTSWGAVFAGALIALMVTLLLTLLFTGIGLQSFNPATSADPTAGLGTGSIVAVIITNLLALFLGGYVAGRLAGSPRRGDGVLHGLLTWGVLTLFTLYFLTTAIGGLIGGAANLLGGTVAGIAQGAAAVAPAATDAAQEQGVDANFIQQQVNQLLADAGVQNPQQTGQELVQRITQRVQAGESPVSPEALDEYTTFLANNSDLTEEEIQQQVQAFEQQIGQLQQQVAQTAEEVTDVAGTTLIWAFVGLLLGAVVAVLGAVAGSPKDVADAHAA; encoded by the coding sequence ATGGCACGAACCGACCGAGTTATCGTCAGCAACGACCGCCCCAACAACTACGCGGGTCCCCGTTACGACGGCACCCCCGTCCGCCGCACCTCGTGGGGCGCGGTCTTCGCAGGGGCGCTCATCGCCCTCATGGTGACCCTGCTGCTCACCCTGCTTTTTACGGGGATCGGGCTGCAGAGCTTTAACCCCGCCACGAGCGCCGACCCCACCGCCGGACTCGGCACCGGCAGCATCGTCGCCGTCATCATCACCAACCTGCTCGCGCTCTTTTTGGGCGGTTACGTCGCGGGCCGTTTGGCGGGCTCGCCGCGCCGCGGTGACGGCGTCCTGCACGGGCTGCTGACCTGGGGCGTGCTGACGCTCTTTACGCTCTACTTTCTGACGACGGCGATCGGTGGCCTTATCGGCGGCGCCGCCAACCTCCTTGGTGGCACCGTCGCGGGGATCGCTCAAGGGGCGGCCGCCGTGGCGCCCGCCGCGACCGACGCCGCGCAAGAGCAGGGCGTCGACGCGAACTTCATCCAGCAGCAGGTCAACCAACTGCTGGCCGACGCCGGGGTGCAAAACCCGCAGCAGACCGGCCAGGAGCTCGTGCAGCGCATTACGCAGCGCGTGCAGGCCGGCGAGAGCCCCGTGTCGCCCGAAGCGCTCGACGAGTACACCACCTTCTTAGCGAACAACTCCGACCTCACCGAAGAGGAGATCCAGCAGCAGGTGCAGGCGTTTGAGCAGCAGATCGGACAGCTGCAGCAGCAAGTCGCGCAGACCGCTGAAGAGGTCACCGACGTTGCCGGCACCACGCTCATCTGGGCCTTCGTGGGTCTGCTGCTCGGCGCGGTCGTCGCCGTGCTCGGTGCGGTCGCCGGTTCGCCCAAAGATGTTGCGGACGCCCACGCGGCCTAA
- a CDS encoding acetyl-CoA C-acyltransferase, whose amino-acid sequence MTKVSQPSRERRVVLVDGVRTPFMRSGTAYLGLTTYDLARLALKGLLARNALDPEAVGYVVMGTVVQNVATSNVARDAALGAGFSHRVPAHTVTMACISANQAVTSAAEAIRSGAADIAVAGGVEMLSDVPPQFPLEVRKRLFEAQRYASPLDYRKLFAGMSPSDLLPRAPKVAEYSTGETMGESADKLAASFGVTREEQDAYALRSHQLAAKATGDGILRDEILPTATPPTFDLHTRDNTVRADSSLEKLAALKPVFVKPFGTVTAGNSSPLTDGASAVLLMEEETAIALGYTPKARLGHYTYVAQDPGEELLLGPAYATPKVLEQAGVTLREVDVIEIHEAFAGQVLAVLRALESDTFGRERLGRSGRVGDVDLDRLNRWGGSLSLGHPFGATGTRLLTTAAHRLEAEDGTLALVTACAAGGLGHAMLVERFEGRA is encoded by the coding sequence ATGACCAAGGTTTCTCAACCCTCACGGGAGCGCCGCGTCGTGCTCGTCGACGGCGTGCGCACCCCCTTCATGCGCTCCGGTACGGCCTACCTGGGGCTCACCACCTACGACCTGGCGCGGCTTGCGCTAAAGGGCCTGTTGGCCCGCAACGCCCTCGACCCGGAAGCGGTCGGTTACGTCGTCATGGGGACGGTGGTGCAAAACGTCGCGACGAGCAACGTGGCGCGCGACGCCGCCCTCGGGGCCGGCTTTTCGCACCGCGTACCCGCCCACACGGTGACGATGGCCTGCATCTCGGCCAACCAAGCGGTGACGAGCGCCGCCGAGGCGATCCGCTCGGGGGCGGCCGATATCGCCGTTGCGGGGGGCGTCGAGATGCTCTCCGACGTGCCGCCGCAGTTTCCCTTGGAGGTGCGTAAACGCCTCTTTGAAGCGCAGCGCTACGCTTCGCCGCTGGACTACCGCAAGCTTTTCGCCGGTATGTCGCCCTCAGATTTGCTGCCGCGGGCGCCCAAGGTCGCGGAGTACTCGACGGGCGAAACCATGGGTGAGAGCGCCGACAAGCTCGCCGCGAGCTTTGGCGTCACGCGCGAGGAGCAAGACGCCTACGCCCTGCGCTCGCACCAGCTCGCCGCTAAAGCCACCGGCGACGGCATCTTGCGCGACGAGATCCTGCCGACTGCCACCCCCCCCACGTTCGACCTGCACACCCGCGACAACACCGTGCGCGCCGACTCGAGCCTTGAAAAGCTCGCCGCGCTCAAACCCGTTTTCGTCAAACCCTTCGGTACCGTCACCGCGGGCAACTCGTCGCCGCTGACCGACGGCGCCTCGGCGGTGCTCCTCATGGAGGAGGAGACGGCGATCGCGCTCGGCTACACCCCCAAAGCGCGCCTCGGACACTACACCTACGTCGCGCAAGACCCCGGCGAGGAGCTCCTCTTGGGTCCCGCCTACGCCACCCCCAAGGTGCTCGAGCAAGCGGGGGTGACGCTCCGCGAGGTCGACGTCATCGAAATCCACGAGGCCTTTGCCGGGCAGGTGCTGGCGGTGCTGCGCGCGCTGGAGTCCGACACCTTCGGCCGCGAGCGCTTGGGCCGCAGCGGCCGCGTCGGCGACGTCGACCTGGACAGGCTCAACCGCTGGGGTGGGTCGCTCTCGCTCGGCCACCCGTTCGGCGCCACCGGGACGCGGCTGCTGACGACCGCCGCCCACCGCCTCGAGGCCGAAGACGGCACCCTGGCGCTCGTCACGGCGTGCGCCGCCGGGGGGCTCGGCCACGCGATGCTGGTAGAACGTTTTGAAGGGAGAGCGTGA